A genomic segment from Leptolyngbya boryana PCC 6306 encodes:
- a CDS encoding ABC transporter permease, with the protein MDWWQKLKRNPLAKFGAILLALFYVAVIAAEFVAPYSPCDTASITSGACKPQTDGALLPPTQIYWTDQNNQFIGPHVYPTTQGPIDVNTGDRELQVDRSKPSPLRLFVQGEPYRLFQIRLPLPTNFSLSDPKFEEIELFSGIPGNLHLFGTAGEGKFNLLGTDEQARDLFSRLLYGGRISLSIGLVGIALSFPIGMLVGGISGYVGGWVDAVLMRIVEVLMTIPSIYLLVALAAVLPPGLSSAQRFLLIVFITSFISWAGLARVIRGQVLSIKEREFVQASRAMGGKSLYIITRHVLPQTATYVIISATLQVPSFIIAESVLSLIGLGIQQPDPSWGNMLSLATNASILVLQPWLVWPPAILIVLTVLAFNLLGDGLRDALDPRSLQR; encoded by the coding sequence ATGGACTGGTGGCAAAAGCTCAAACGCAATCCGTTAGCTAAGTTTGGAGCAATCTTACTAGCGTTATTCTATGTTGCCGTGATTGCGGCAGAATTCGTTGCTCCTTATAGCCCCTGTGATACGGCTTCCATTACCAGTGGAGCCTGTAAACCACAAACGGATGGCGCATTGTTACCGCCCACTCAGATTTATTGGACGGATCAAAATAATCAATTCATTGGACCTCATGTTTACCCAACCACTCAAGGTCCCATTGATGTGAATACGGGCGATCGCGAATTGCAAGTTGATCGATCAAAGCCTTCACCACTCAGACTCTTCGTACAAGGCGAACCGTATCGATTGTTCCAAATTCGCTTACCGTTACCAACGAACTTCTCACTCAGCGATCCCAAGTTTGAAGAAATCGAACTTTTTTCTGGAATTCCAGGCAATCTGCATCTGTTTGGCACGGCAGGGGAGGGCAAATTTAATCTTCTGGGAACTGATGAGCAAGCGCGCGACCTGTTTAGTCGGCTCCTTTACGGTGGTCGGATTAGTCTCAGTATTGGACTCGTCGGGATCGCGTTGTCTTTCCCGATCGGGATGCTCGTTGGTGGCATTTCAGGCTATGTCGGAGGTTGGGTCGATGCGGTGCTGATGCGGATTGTAGAAGTATTGATGACGATCCCAAGCATCTACTTACTTGTTGCATTAGCCGCAGTCCTTCCACCGGGCTTAAGTAGCGCGCAGCGATTTCTACTGATCGTCTTTATTACCTCGTTTATCAGTTGGGCAGGATTAGCACGGGTGATTCGGGGGCAAGTGTTATCGATCAAAGAACGAGAATTTGTTCAAGCCTCACGCGCCATGGGTGGAAAGTCACTCTACATCATCACTCGACACGTTTTACCTCAGACCGCAACCTATGTGATTATTTCAGCGACGTTGCAAGTCCCCAGTTTTATCATTGCAGAATCGGTTCTGAGCTTGATTGGGCTTGGCATTCAGCAGCCCGATCCCTCTTGGGGAAATATGTTGTCGCTCGCCACGAATGCCTCAATTCTGGTGCTGCAACCCTGGTTAGTGTGGCCTCCCGCTATTTTGATCGTGTTGACGGTTTTGGCGTTTAACCTACTCGGCGATGGCTTGCGGGATGCGCTCGATCCGCGCAGTTTGCAGCGGTAG
- a CDS encoding AI-2E family transporter, producing the protein MDRFFSPIQQFLITWLLILVSGWLTLNALTYFGELISVLVTAGLIAFLLNYPVARLGKVMPKALAAGVVYLFAGLILTVVAVTIAPPIIQQTQQLTANLPNLIASGQQQLQDFQTWGESRHLGFDLSFLEQQLSVQLQGQAKTIASTGIGLVLNTFNWVLDLILILVISFYLVLDGAKIWGGITGIFSQPIQESLTNSMRDSLQRFASGQLLLGLFMAIALSLAFWWLKVPFFLVFAVFIGVMEVIPFIGASLGIATVGILVAFIDWWMAIEVLGTAIAIQQVKDNAIAPRILGELTGLSPVIILTSLLVGARVAGLLGVILAIPLTSVVKTIVEILMNPDLPPQAGSIFSEAVENSILEPMLSVDPDIEPNVTVIVKDSH; encoded by the coding sequence ATGGATCGTTTTTTCTCTCCGATTCAACAATTTCTGATTACCTGGCTGTTAATTCTCGTCTCAGGGTGGCTGACGCTGAATGCACTCACTTACTTTGGAGAATTAATCAGCGTACTCGTCACGGCAGGATTAATCGCTTTCTTGCTGAATTACCCGGTGGCAAGATTGGGAAAAGTTATGCCCAAGGCGTTAGCTGCTGGAGTGGTCTATCTATTTGCAGGGTTGATTTTAACGGTAGTTGCCGTGACGATCGCGCCGCCTATTATTCAACAGACTCAACAACTGACGGCAAATTTACCGAATCTGATTGCATCGGGACAGCAACAACTCCAAGACTTTCAAACGTGGGGAGAATCTCGGCATTTAGGCTTTGATCTCTCGTTTTTAGAACAACAACTCTCGGTTCAATTACAAGGGCAAGCAAAAACGATCGCATCAACCGGAATCGGATTGGTTCTGAACACCTTTAATTGGGTTTTGGATCTGATCCTGATTCTGGTGATTTCGTTCTATTTAGTCCTAGACGGAGCGAAGATTTGGGGCGGGATCACAGGCATCTTTTCTCAGCCGATTCAGGAGAGTTTAACGAATTCGATGCGGGATAGTTTGCAGCGATTTGCCTCAGGACAATTGCTGTTAGGGCTGTTTATGGCGATCGCGCTTTCATTGGCGTTCTGGTGGTTAAAAGTTCCATTCTTTCTCGTGTTTGCGGTGTTTATTGGGGTGATGGAAGTGATCCCATTTATTGGGGCATCGCTAGGAATTGCCACGGTTGGGATTTTAGTGGCATTTATTGATTGGTGGATGGCGATCGAAGTGTTAGGAACCGCGATCGCGATTCAGCAGGTCAAAGATAATGCGATCGCGCCTCGGATTTTGGGCGAGCTGACAGGATTGAGTCCCGTGATTATTCTCACGTCTTTGCTAGTGGGTGCTAGAGTAGCAGGACTATTAGGCGTGATTCTGGCAATTCCCTTGACCAGTGTCGTGAAAACGATCGTCGAAATCCTGATGAATCCTGACCTCCCGCCACAAGCTGGATCAATTTTCTCGGAAGCTGTGGAAAATAGTATTCTGGAACCCATGCTTTCGGTTGATCCCGATATCGAACCGAATGTTACTGTGATCGTCAAAGATTCGCATTAA
- a CDS encoding Npun_R2479 family HD domain-containing metalloprotein, producing MFNATELLIDDFVRQLKEGYHRTYGGWKSDYEDIIGWVGSMAMENIANSDALYHNVEHSILVTLVGQEILRGRHIRDGGVSCEDWLHFIVSLVCHDIGYVRGVCRQDKTGLYATGRDGAMVSVPPGSSDAAMTPYHVDRAKLFIDERFGGHKLIDVEVVKRNIELTRFPVPAAEDHQDTSNYPGLVRASDLIGQLSDPRYLKKISALYYEFEETGVNKALGYRHPGDLRKNYPKFYWQGVYPYVKQALYYLSLTQQGKQIVANLYSNVFVVEHEPSDEYCT from the coding sequence ATGTTTAACGCCACAGAACTTCTCATTGATGACTTTGTTCGCCAACTGAAAGAAGGCTATCACCGAACCTATGGCGGCTGGAAATCAGATTACGAAGACATTATTGGTTGGGTTGGGTCGATGGCGATGGAAAATATTGCCAACAGTGACGCGCTCTATCACAACGTTGAACATTCGATTTTAGTCACCCTGGTGGGTCAAGAGATCTTACGAGGACGGCATATTCGAGACGGCGGGGTGTCGTGTGAGGACTGGCTGCACTTTATTGTTTCGCTCGTTTGCCACGATATCGGGTATGTCCGAGGCGTTTGCCGCCAAGATAAGACCGGGCTATATGCCACAGGTCGTGATGGCGCGATGGTTTCAGTACCGCCTGGCTCATCTGATGCCGCCATGACTCCGTATCATGTCGATCGCGCTAAACTCTTCATTGACGAACGATTTGGTGGTCATAAACTCATCGATGTCGAAGTGGTCAAACGTAATATTGAACTGACCCGCTTCCCCGTTCCTGCGGCTGAAGACCATCAAGACACGAGCAATTATCCAGGACTGGTGCGCGCTTCTGATCTGATTGGACAACTCAGCGATCCGCGTTATCTGAAGAAAATCAGCGCACTCTATTACGAATTCGAGGAAACTGGGGTGAACAAAGCTTTAGGCTATCGCCATCCAGGAGATCTACGAAAAAATTATCCAAAATTCTATTGGCAGGGTGTTTATCCCTATGTCAAACAGGCGCTCTACTATCTCTCCTTAACTCAACAAGGCAAGCAAATCGTTGCCAATCTCTACTCAAACGTGTTTGTCGTCGAGCATGAACCCTCCGACGAGTATTGCACCTGA
- a CDS encoding orange carotenoid-binding protein, translating into MAITIDSARSIFPNTLAADAVPALTARFNQLSAEDQLAWTWFAFLEMGKTITIAAPGAASMQFAESTLAQIKRMPFSEQTQVMCDLANNADTPICRTYSTWSANIKLGFWYQLGQWMEQGIVAPIPTGYTLSANASAVLQSLRGLDQGQQITVLRNSVVNMGYDVNKLGSYNRVSEPVVAPKAEAQRTQVKIEGIDNQTVTQYMNNMNANDFDALIQLFSEDGALQAPFQKPIVGKEGVMRFFREECQNLNLMPERGVSEPAEDGYTQIKVTGKVQTPWFGAAVGMNMAWRFLLNPEGKIFFVAIDLLASPKELLNLMR; encoded by the coding sequence ATGGCGATTACGATTGACTCAGCGCGTAGTATTTTCCCCAACACTCTCGCAGCCGATGCTGTACCTGCCCTCACTGCTCGATTCAATCAATTGAGTGCAGAAGACCAGCTCGCCTGGACATGGTTTGCCTTCCTCGAAATGGGCAAGACGATCACGATCGCGGCTCCCGGCGCTGCAAGCATGCAATTTGCAGAATCGACCCTAGCGCAAATCAAGAGAATGCCGTTTTCTGAGCAAACTCAGGTCATGTGTGACTTAGCAAACAATGCCGACACGCCGATTTGCCGTACCTACTCCACCTGGTCGGCAAACATCAAACTTGGTTTCTGGTATCAGCTTGGACAATGGATGGAGCAAGGCATCGTCGCCCCCATTCCAACCGGATACACCTTATCTGCCAACGCTTCTGCGGTGCTGCAATCCTTGAGAGGTCTAGATCAAGGTCAGCAAATTACTGTGTTGCGTAATTCAGTCGTCAACATGGGCTACGACGTCAATAAACTGGGCAGCTACAACCGAGTTTCTGAACCCGTCGTCGCTCCAAAAGCAGAAGCTCAACGTACTCAAGTCAAGATTGAAGGTATCGACAATCAGACCGTGACGCAGTACATGAACAACATGAACGCCAACGATTTCGATGCGCTGATCCAACTCTTTAGTGAAGATGGCGCACTGCAAGCTCCTTTCCAAAAACCGATCGTTGGAAAAGAAGGAGTGATGCGCTTCTTTCGTGAAGAATGCCAGAACCTCAACTTGATGCCCGAACGCGGCGTTTCTGAACCCGCAGAAGATGGCTATACCCAAATCAAAGTCACTGGAAAAGTTCAAACACCTTGGTTTGGTGCAGCAGTTGGGATGAATATGGCGTGGAGATTCCTGCTCAATCCTGAAGGTAAAATTTTCTTTGTTGCGATCGACCTGCTCGCTTCGCCGAAAGAACTTTTAAATCTAATGCGATAA
- a CDS encoding daunorubicin resistance protein DrrA family ABC transporter ATP-binding protein, with product MTSAVRIEKLQKRYGSVEAVKEVALEIQPGEIFGLLGPNGAGKTTTLRCLCTLTEPDAGKIEVSGISAIDNPRAARQKLGYVAQEVAIDKVLTGRELLELQAALYHLPKQSIQERIAEVLNLLGLNEWADKKSGTYSGGLKKRLDLAAGLLHQPDVLVLDEPTVGLDIESRVVVWNFLRQLREQGTTVLITSHYLEEIDALADRVAIIDRGVVIASGTPSELKDQVGGDRITLRIREFSPLDEAEKAKSLLESIPVVQEVIINKAQGNSLNLVVAPNSDALMTVQQALQQAGLPTFGIAQARPSLDDVYLAATGRTLMDAELAAAASRDPKAERKQSMR from the coding sequence ATGACTTCTGCGGTACGAATTGAGAAATTACAGAAGCGCTACGGCTCAGTTGAAGCCGTGAAAGAGGTTGCGCTAGAGATTCAGCCTGGTGAGATTTTTGGTCTTTTAGGGCCAAATGGAGCCGGGAAAACAACGACGTTGCGGTGTTTGTGTACGTTGACGGAACCGGATGCGGGAAAAATCGAAGTGTCGGGAATTAGCGCGATCGACAATCCCCGGGCTGCGCGTCAAAAACTGGGCTACGTGGCGCAAGAAGTCGCGATCGATAAAGTTCTCACGGGTCGCGAACTGCTCGAACTGCAAGCCGCCCTTTACCATTTGCCAAAGCAATCGATTCAGGAACGAATTGCCGAGGTTCTCAATTTATTAGGACTCAACGAATGGGCGGATAAAAAGAGCGGTACTTATTCTGGAGGCTTGAAAAAACGGCTCGATCTAGCGGCGGGATTGCTTCATCAACCAGACGTACTGGTTCTGGATGAACCCACGGTTGGATTAGATATTGAAAGCCGAGTGGTCGTTTGGAATTTCCTGCGCCAGTTACGCGAGCAAGGCACGACCGTTTTAATTACGAGCCATTATTTAGAAGAGATTGATGCACTTGCCGATCGCGTAGCGATTATCGATCGCGGAGTGGTGATTGCATCGGGAACGCCTTCGGAGTTGAAAGATCAAGTGGGAGGCGATCGCATTACGCTACGAATTCGAGAGTTCTCTCCGCTTGATGAAGCAGAAAAGGCAAAGTCTTTATTAGAATCAATTCCGGTCGTTCAAGAAGTGATTATTAATAAGGCACAGGGGAATTCGTTAAATCTCGTTGTTGCGCCCAATAGTGATGCACTGATGACGGTGCAGCAAGCGCTTCAGCAAGCGGGGTTACCGACCTTTGGCATTGCTCAGGCTCGTCCGAGTTTGGATGATGTCTATCTTGCAGCAACGGGTCGAACTTTAATGGATGCAGAACTTGCCGCCGCCGCAAGCCGAGATCCAAAAGCAGAACGTAAACAAAGCATGAGGTAG
- a CDS encoding ABC transporter permease, with amino-acid sequence MSTTITPSKPASEQQIATTQPNLFGEFLQETLAMTRRLFIQLQRRPSTLVAGIVQPLMWLILFGALFQNAPQGLFGNQVNYGQFLGAGVIVFTAFGGALNAGLPVMFDREFGFLNRLLVAPLASRFSIVMASAIFITTLSLIQTAAIIAMSAFLGSGLPSAIGLALVALIVLLLVVAVTALSLGLAFALPGHIELLAVIFVTNLPLLFASTALVPLSFMPTWLQVVATLNPLSYAIEPIRYLYLHPDWNLGSVIMHAPFGNVTLGGALLILVGLCAIALISVQPLMKRRLA; translated from the coding sequence ATGAGCACAACGATTACTCCTTCAAAACCTGCGTCAGAGCAGCAAATCGCGACCACTCAACCGAATTTGTTTGGCGAGTTTCTCCAAGAAACATTGGCGATGACGCGCCGCTTGTTTATTCAACTGCAACGCCGCCCTTCTACTTTGGTTGCGGGTATTGTTCAACCGTTGATGTGGTTGATTTTATTTGGAGCACTGTTTCAGAATGCGCCGCAAGGATTGTTTGGCAATCAGGTGAATTATGGACAGTTCCTCGGCGCGGGCGTGATTGTATTTACAGCATTTGGAGGAGCGCTGAATGCCGGACTTCCAGTGATGTTCGATCGAGAATTTGGATTTCTCAATCGGTTACTCGTCGCACCATTGGCTTCTCGGTTCTCGATTGTGATGGCTTCTGCAATTTTCATCACGACTTTGAGTTTGATTCAGACTGCGGCGATTATTGCGATGAGCGCATTTTTAGGCTCAGGATTGCCGAGTGCGATCGGGCTTGCGTTAGTCGCTTTGATCGTGTTGCTGTTAGTTGTTGCAGTCACAGCATTGAGTTTAGGATTGGCGTTTGCGTTGCCGGGACATATTGAATTACTTGCGGTGATTTTTGTCACGAATTTACCGCTACTGTTTGCAAGTACTGCGTTAGTTCCGTTGTCGTTTATGCCGACTTGGTTACAGGTTGTCGCAACTTTGAATCCGTTAAGTTACGCGATCGAGCCAATTCGCTATCTCTATTTGCATCCAGACTGGAATCTCGGCAGTGTGATCATGCACGCTCCGTTTGGCAATGTGACTTTGGGTGGAGCCTTGCTGATTTTGGTTGGACTTTGCGCGATCGCGCTGATCAGTGTTCAGCCATTGATGAAACGCCGCTTAGCTTAA
- a CDS encoding Uma2 family endonuclease, translating into MTLTIPIKAIQLAPGSTVSIHNVSWQDFETLLADLGEKRNTRIAYYQGTLEIMSPLARHERPHRIIAHILTAILELQGRDWEDFGSTTLKRPEVAGIEPDTCFYIQNAHRVQGCTDLDLDIYPPPDLAIESDVISLTTVSAYQAMKVPEIWVYRNQALKISVLDGDHYVDASSSSTFPDLPITTLISQLVQSAIDQGTSQMLRNLRTQFRQSNEP; encoded by the coding sequence ATGACGCTTACTATTCCAATCAAGGCGATTCAACTTGCTCCTGGCAGCACCGTCAGCATTCATAACGTTTCATGGCAAGACTTTGAAACGCTTCTCGCTGACTTAGGTGAAAAGCGAAACACGCGCATCGCATACTATCAAGGCACACTAGAAATCATGTCTCCACTGGCCCGCCACGAACGTCCTCACCGAATTATTGCGCATATTCTGACTGCCATTCTTGAATTACAGGGGCGTGATTGGGAAGATTTTGGTTCCACAACCCTTAAACGTCCTGAAGTCGCTGGCATTGAGCCTGATACTTGTTTTTACATTCAAAATGCTCACCGAGTTCAAGGCTGTACTGACCTCGATCTAGACATTTATCCCCCGCCCGATCTTGCGATCGAATCCGATGTCATCTCACTGACAACAGTCAGCGCCTATCAAGCCATGAAAGTTCCTGAAATCTGGGTGTACCGTAACCAGGCTCTAAAAATTAGCGTCCTTGATGGTGATCACTACGTTGACGCTTCAAGCAGTTCAACCTTCCCCGATTTACCCATCACAACTTTGATTTCTCAACTGGTACAAAGTGCGATCGATCAAGGGACGAGCCAAATGCTACGGAACCTTAGAACTCAATTCCGTCAATCTAATGAACCATGA
- a CDS encoding EAL domain-containing protein, producing MQIQNQFNPSLNLVVQPGDRETHLALYQLGFQKVAALPQLLYRAVSEFELSALFVGLCQRVSEIGQAMSRYVLTRSPLDAQHLLHEFLKAQPLHQMTKLVKHAWFFQVLAKQQLFFNYQPIFDLDSRRVVAHECLARARNAQGQQFNGQQLIDAALSMNLTREFDNLARSICLTALAEWNQSDRPIFFINVLPNAIAHNPESLEQNFQQILDLGLHPGQIVFELTEVEALTHHPNLHKVIHQIRANGFGLALDDLGSNVALDHYCTELRPDVIKLDRRIVHGCSRYEMKQVMVKSFVQAAQELEITVLAEGLETLEDIEFCRSIGVNLGQGFGLGMPGQTPIGATPEKVVC from the coding sequence GTGCAGATTCAGAATCAATTCAATCCCTCGCTGAATTTAGTCGTCCAGCCGGGAGATCGAGAAACGCATTTAGCATTGTATCAATTGGGGTTTCAGAAAGTTGCAGCTTTGCCGCAACTGCTCTATCGTGCAGTCAGCGAATTTGAACTCTCTGCGCTCTTTGTTGGGCTTTGCCAGCGAGTTTCTGAGATTGGTCAAGCGATGTCACGCTATGTTCTGACGCGATCGCCGTTAGATGCTCAACATTTGCTACATGAATTTCTGAAAGCCCAGCCGCTGCACCAAATGACAAAGCTGGTCAAACACGCCTGGTTTTTCCAAGTTCTGGCAAAGCAACAATTATTTTTTAATTACCAGCCGATTTTTGATCTCGATTCGCGTCGGGTGGTCGCACATGAATGTTTAGCCAGAGCGCGCAATGCTCAAGGGCAACAGTTCAATGGACAGCAATTGATCGATGCAGCGCTGTCGATGAACTTGACGCGCGAATTTGATAATTTGGCACGATCGATTTGCTTAACAGCCCTAGCAGAATGGAATCAGTCTGATCGTCCCATCTTTTTTATTAACGTCTTACCGAATGCGATCGCACATAATCCCGAATCGTTAGAACAGAATTTTCAGCAGATTCTCGATTTAGGGCTGCATCCAGGGCAAATCGTATTTGAACTGACCGAAGTTGAAGCGTTGACCCATCATCCCAATCTGCATAAAGTCATTCACCAAATTCGGGCGAATGGGTTCGGATTAGCACTCGATGATTTGGGAAGTAATGTTGCGCTCGATCATTACTGTACCGAGTTGCGACCAGATGTGATTAAGCTCGATCGTCGAATTGTCCACGGCTGTAGCCGATACGAAATGAAGCAAGTCATGGTCAAGAGCTTTGTTCAAGCTGCCCAAGAGCTTGAAATTACGGTCTTGGCGGAAGGGTTAGAAACCCTAGAAGACATCGAATTTTGTCGATCGATTGGAGTCAACCTCGGTCAAGGCTTCGGCTTGGGTATGCCCGGTCAAACTCCGATCGGCGCAACGCCTGAAAAAGTTGTCTGCTAA
- the trpD gene encoding anthranilate phosphoribosyltransferase, which yields MISPTIETNQWSELLQQILDRDSLSIEQASTLMQGWLNDQIPPVLSGAILAALQSKGVSAAELAGMATVLQSQAHVSDRLAFPVIDTCGTGGDGASTFNISTAVAFVAAAAGLRVAKHGNRSASSRVGSADVLEALGVNLAASPDQIQAAISEVGITFLFAPGWHPALKVVAPMRRMLKVRTVFNLLGPLVNPMQPTGQVIGVFNATLLEPIAEALKMLGKESAIVLHGREKLDEAGLGDLTDMAVLNQGQVELTSIDPQEFGLQKAAIESLRGGDVDENSEILKSVLQGKGTQAQQEAVALNAALALRVGQAVDSYQQGVDRAKEVIASGAAWDKLNQLVEFLK from the coding sequence ATGATTTCCCCGACAATAGAGACTAATCAATGGTCAGAACTGCTTCAGCAAATTCTCGATCGAGATTCTTTATCGATCGAACAAGCTTCAACCCTCATGCAGGGCTGGCTCAATGATCAGATTCCGCCCGTTCTATCGGGTGCGATTTTAGCTGCATTACAGTCGAAGGGGGTTTCAGCCGCAGAATTGGCGGGGATGGCAACGGTTTTGCAGTCTCAGGCACACGTGAGCGATCGCCTGGCTTTCCCTGTGATTGATACTTGTGGAACGGGGGGAGATGGGGCTTCAACGTTTAATATTTCGACGGCAGTTGCTTTTGTGGCGGCGGCAGCAGGGCTGCGTGTGGCAAAACATGGCAATCGATCGGCATCAAGTCGAGTCGGCTCGGCAGATGTTCTAGAAGCGTTAGGTGTCAATTTGGCAGCATCGCCGGATCAGATTCAAGCAGCAATTTCTGAAGTCGGTATTACGTTTCTTTTTGCTCCGGGTTGGCATCCTGCGCTGAAAGTGGTCGCTCCGATGCGACGAATGCTGAAAGTCCGAACGGTGTTCAACCTGCTAGGACCTTTAGTTAATCCGATGCAGCCGACAGGACAGGTCATTGGTGTGTTTAATGCGACGTTACTCGAACCGATCGCGGAAGCTTTGAAAATGTTAGGGAAAGAATCTGCGATCGTGCTTCACGGTCGAGAAAAACTCGACGAAGCAGGACTCGGAGACCTAACCGATATGGCAGTTCTTAATCAGGGACAGGTTGAACTGACGAGCATTGACCCGCAGGAATTTGGTTTACAGAAAGCTGCGATCGAGTCATTGCGCGGCGGAGATGTGGATGAGAACTCCGAAATTCTCAAATCAGTGCTACAAGGAAAAGGGACGCAAGCCCAACAAGAAGCTGTGGCGTTAAATGCTGCATTAGCGCTCCGCGTCGGGCAAGCCGTGGATTCCTATCAGCAAGGCGTCGATCGCGCAAAAGAGGTCATTGCTTCTGGTGCGGCTTGGGACAAACTGAATCAACTGGTGGAATTTCTAAAATAA
- a CDS encoding glutathione S-transferase family protein produces the protein MAALSWEELEALTDFQIDRVNGNTNAQSRLRLFGKSESDVGVTLYRDHHAWCPYCQKVWLWLEEKQIPYRIEKVTMFCYGEKESWYKRKVPSGMLPAIELDGRIITESDDILMALEREFGALGWSMNDPKVVPLRRLERLLFRAWCAWLCYPANSAREDQRNREQFVRIMAQVEAALSQTPGAYFLEDFGIVDVVFTPYVERMNASLYYYKGYSMREENPRMSAWFDAMETRSTYRGTQSDFHTHAHDLPPQMGGCYENQDPQTQINQSRVDRGAWDGLPDVTYPEPETSRAEALHRVVKHHQNIIRVNPADDRLMDEALRCALTFMMTGEICTPPAGSDVALRYLRDRISVPRDMSIYAAKRLRTALEKTAALVGNQQGTPIPSRHRRDQDPANFVSL, from the coding sequence ATGGCTGCTCTTAGTTGGGAAGAACTGGAAGCTCTGACAGATTTTCAGATCGATCGAGTCAATGGCAATACCAATGCTCAGTCTCGATTGCGTCTGTTTGGCAAGTCCGAATCAGATGTCGGAGTGACGCTATATCGCGATCATCATGCGTGGTGTCCCTATTGTCAGAAAGTTTGGCTCTGGCTCGAAGAGAAGCAAATTCCCTATCGAATCGAGAAAGTGACGATGTTTTGCTATGGGGAAAAAGAGAGTTGGTATAAGCGGAAAGTGCCTTCGGGTATGCTACCTGCGATCGAGCTAGACGGACGGATCATTACCGAAAGCGACGATATTCTCATGGCGCTAGAGCGAGAATTCGGTGCCTTGGGTTGGAGTATGAATGATCCTAAGGTTGTTCCTCTGCGGCGTTTGGAGCGGTTGTTGTTTCGCGCCTGGTGTGCTTGGCTCTGTTATCCGGCGAATTCAGCCCGGGAAGACCAGCGCAATCGGGAGCAGTTTGTGCGGATTATGGCTCAGGTTGAAGCAGCATTGAGTCAAACGCCTGGGGCGTATTTCTTAGAAGACTTCGGCATTGTCGATGTGGTCTTCACTCCCTATGTAGAACGGATGAATGCCAGTCTTTATTACTACAAAGGCTATTCGATGCGAGAAGAGAATCCGCGCATGTCGGCTTGGTTTGATGCGATGGAAACTCGATCTACGTATCGCGGGACTCAAAGCGATTTCCATACGCATGCGCATGATCTACCGCCGCAAATGGGTGGGTGCTATGAGAATCAAGATCCTCAGACTCAGATCAATCAGTCCCGCGTCGATCGCGGAGCATGGGACGGTTTACCGGATGTGACTTACCCAGAGCCTGAAACGTCTCGTGCGGAGGCATTACATCGGGTGGTGAAGCATCATCAGAACATTATTCGCGTCAATCCGGCAGACGATCGCTTAATGGATGAAGCGCTGCGTTGTGCGTTGACCTTCATGATGACGGGTGAAATTTGTACGCCGCCTGCTGGGTCAGATGTGGCTTTGAGATATTTGCGCGATCGCATTAGTGTTCCGCGCGATATGTCGATTTATGCTGCAAAACGATTGAGAACTGCATTAGAAAAAACGGCGGCATTAGTCGGCAATCAACAGGGTACGCCCATTCCTAGTAGACATCGACGCGATCAAGATCCAGCGAATTTCGTCAGCTTGTAA
- a CDS encoding DUF5615 family PIN-like protein codes for MKLLFDENLSPKLPNRLIDLFPNSLHVRDVGMKATIDPIVWDYAKDNDLMIVSKDADMHDLSLLFGNPPKVIWLRLGNCSTCDVEQLPRRDFNAIKSFYEDQNLSLLALS; via the coding sequence ATGAAGTTACTTTTTGATGAAAACTTGTCCCCCAAGTTGCCGAATCGTTTGATTGATCTTTTTCCAAACTCGCTTCATGTTCGAGATGTGGGCATGAAAGCAACAATCGATCCGATTGTTTGGGATTATGCAAAAGACAATGATTTGATGATTGTCTCAAAAGATGCAGACATGCATGACCTGAGCTTATTATTTGGGAATCCCCCAAAAGTGATTTGGCTTCGTCTAGGCAACTGTTCAACTTGCGATGTTGAACAGTTGCCTAGACGAGACTTTAACGCAATCAAATCATTCTATGAAGATCAGAACTTATCGCTGCTCGCTCTATCGTAA
- a CDS encoding DUF433 domain-containing protein translates to MNYRDFITIEPNKRGGKPCVRGLRITVYEVLEYLASEMTEAEILEDFPDLTREDLKACIAYAADRERRVMIAP, encoded by the coding sequence ATGAATTACCGAGACTTCATCACAATTGAACCCAATAAACGTGGTGGAAAGCCCTGCGTACGTGGCTTAAGAATTACAGTTTATGAAGTACTTGAGTATCTAGCCTCCGAGATGACCGAAGCAGAAATTCTCGAGGATTTTCCAGATTTGACGCGAGAAGACTTAAAAGCTTGCATTGCTTATGCCGCCGATCGTGAGCGTCGAGTTATGATCGCTCCCTGA